The following are from one region of the Poecilia reticulata strain Guanapo unplaced genomic scaffold, Guppy_female_1.0+MT scaffold_756, whole genome shotgun sequence genome:
- the LOC103461202 gene encoding M-phase inducer phosphatase 2-like: MEPRFGSASPQSVAFKSRPDGIPGLSSLNLPDVSGRSSHCRNLFSPGPATVLSPVTNLAQDMNNLAGLGSQSDTPKRRKYPPLEKVPSFASDVSSDAGLGLDLPSPVDGEVEDA; this comes from the exons ATGGAGCCCCGTTTCGGCAGTGCTAGCCCGCAAAGCGTCGCTTTCAAAAGCAGGCCCGATGGGATCCCCGGGCTTTCCTCGCTTAATCTGCCCGACGTCAGCGGAAGGAGTTCGCACTGCAGGAATCTGTTCTCCCCCGGACCAGCGACTGTGTTGTCTCCGGTCACCAATTTGGCTCAGGACATGAACAATTTAGCAGGCCTTGGAAG CCAATCTGATACCCCGAAAAGGAGAAAGTATCCCCCCCTGGAGAAGGTTCCATCTTTCGCCTCAGACGTCTCATCTGATGCTG GCCTTGGCTTAGATCTTCCTAGTCCTGTGGATGGGGAAGTGGAAGACGcgtaa